The Streptomyces sp. NBC_01268 genome window below encodes:
- a CDS encoding response regulator transcription factor, whose translation MASVLVVEDDQFVRSALIRHLTEASHLVRSVGTALEALREVAHFRFDVVILDLGLPDLDGSEALKMLRGITDVPVIIATARDDEAEIVRLLNDGADDYLTKPFSVEHLSARMAAVLRRARSSAGEVPPPREIRVGGLAIDPLRRQAALDGTPLDLTRREFDLLAFLAGRPGVVVPRKELLAEVWQQSYGDDQTIDVHLSWLRRKLGETAARPRYLHTLRGVGVKLEPPLEPLP comes from the coding sequence ATGGCAAGTGTGCTCGTGGTCGAGGACGACCAGTTCGTGCGCTCCGCCCTCATCCGGCATCTGACCGAGGCGTCGCACCTGGTGCGCAGCGTCGGCACGGCCCTGGAGGCGCTGCGCGAGGTCGCCCATTTCCGTTTCGACGTGGTCATCCTCGACCTCGGACTGCCCGATCTGGACGGGTCCGAGGCGCTGAAGATGCTGCGCGGCATCACCGACGTACCGGTGATCATCGCGACCGCGCGCGACGACGAGGCGGAGATCGTCCGGCTGCTCAACGACGGCGCGGACGACTACCTGACCAAGCCCTTCTCCGTGGAGCACCTGTCCGCCCGGATGGCGGCGGTGCTGCGCCGGGCCCGGTCCTCGGCGGGCGAGGTGCCGCCCCCGCGGGAGATCCGGGTCGGCGGGCTCGCCATCGACCCGCTGCGCCGCCAGGCGGCCCTGGACGGCACCCCGCTCGACCTGACCCGGCGGGAGTTCGACCTGCTCGCCTTCCTGGCCGGCCGCCCGGGGGTGGTCGTGCCACGCAAGGAGCTGCTGGCGGAGGTGTGGCAGCAGTCCTACGGGGACGATCAGACCATTGACGTACATTTGTCATGGCTACGACGTAAGTTGGGTGAAACGGCCGCCCGGCCCCGCTATCTGCACACCCTGCGCGGGGTGGGCGTGAAGCTGGAACCGCCGCTGGAGCCGCTGCCGTGA
- a CDS encoding spermidine synthase: protein MGHVARNKQRERAAAAVAVVETVDGGLAELIPDRERPRGWTLLIDGAPQSHVDLDDPAHLTFEYQRRLGHIADLVAPPNRPVQVVHLGGGAFTLARYIAATRPRSTQQIVELDGPLVQLVRRELPLDTTARIRVRSTDARAGLGKVQDGWADLIIADVFSGARTPAHLTSTEFLAEVRRVLRPGGFYAANLADGPPLAHLRGQVATAATVFPELALTADPTVLRGRRFGNAVLLASDQELPVAELTRRVATDPHPGRVEHGRALVDFAGGAAPVTDASAKPSPVPPASVFR, encoded by the coding sequence ATGGGGCACGTGGCCAGGAACAAGCAGCGGGAACGGGCGGCAGCGGCCGTCGCCGTCGTCGAGACCGTCGACGGCGGGCTCGCCGAACTCATACCCGACCGGGAGCGGCCCCGCGGCTGGACGCTGCTGATAGACGGCGCCCCGCAGTCGCACGTCGACCTCGACGATCCCGCGCACCTCACCTTCGAGTACCAGCGGCGCCTCGGGCACATCGCGGATCTCGTCGCCCCGCCGAACCGGCCGGTCCAGGTCGTGCACCTCGGCGGCGGAGCCTTCACCCTGGCCCGGTACATCGCGGCCACCCGGCCCCGCTCCACCCAGCAGATAGTGGAGCTCGACGGGCCCCTCGTGCAGCTGGTCCGCCGTGAGCTGCCGCTCGACACCACCGCCCGGATACGGGTCCGCTCCACCGACGCCCGGGCCGGGCTCGGCAAGGTGCAGGACGGCTGGGCGGACCTGATCATCGCCGACGTGTTCAGCGGGGCCCGTACGCCCGCGCATCTGACCAGTACGGAGTTCCTGGCCGAGGTGCGGCGGGTGCTGCGGCCCGGCGGCTTCTACGCGGCCAACCTCGCCGACGGCCCGCCGCTGGCCCATCTGCGCGGCCAGGTCGCGACCGCCGCCACCGTCTTCCCCGAGCTCGCCCTCACCGCGGACCCGACCGTGCTGCGGGGCCGCCGCTTCGGCAACGCCGTGCTGCTCGCCTCCGACCAGGAGCTGCCGGTGGCCGAGTTGACCCGGCGGGTCGCGACCGACCCGCACCCCGGGCGGGTCGAACACGGACGGGCGCTCGTCGACTTCGCCGGCGGCGCCGCACCGGTCACCGACGCGAGCGCCAAGCCCTCGCCCGTACCGCCCGCGTCCGTCTTCCGCTGA
- a CDS encoding tetratricopeptide repeat protein, producing MALSRAVPNLAFRRLRGRHSPGEFAATVRRAAREIGEQVACDARYIGRVEAGEIRCPNYAYERVFLHMFPGLSLADLGFSAREAVRGRRPAVPAGAPPPPPAITTRNDEESDVLRRAFMTGGTATVAAASLGLGGTAVAIPAPRGVHRVGDAEVRAVEDAVRQIRLLDDRHGADGLYQRATQPLRTAYALLDAGVSARRSTADRLHNGAGELALSVGWLAHDSGRLDDARSHYAEALATARVAGDSALEAHAFCNTSFLARDAGRYREAVRAAQAGLRAAQPLASARLLTLLTLREAGAWAGLGERAACVQALGRAHDLFARGPGDSDPEWMSFFGEPELEALEAQCWSMLGDWSRAARHAHRATVLQNPHFARNLALYRAQLAGNLARAGRPEEAAAQVQRVVDSLDGVDSARIRTLLAETRRVLAAY from the coding sequence ATGGCGTTGTCACGGGCAGTTCCCAATCTCGCCTTCCGCAGACTCCGCGGCCGGCACTCGCCGGGGGAGTTCGCCGCGACGGTCCGCCGGGCCGCGCGGGAGATCGGCGAGCAGGTCGCATGCGACGCCCGCTACATCGGGCGCGTGGAGGCGGGCGAGATCCGCTGCCCCAACTACGCGTACGAGCGGGTGTTCCTGCACATGTTCCCCGGACTGAGCCTGGCGGACCTGGGGTTCTCGGCGCGGGAGGCCGTTCGCGGCCGGCGGCCGGCCGTCCCGGCCGGGGCACCGCCACCACCCCCCGCCATCACCACCCGGAACGATGAGGAGAGCGACGTGCTGCGTCGCGCATTCATGACCGGCGGCACCGCCACCGTGGCGGCCGCCTCGCTGGGACTCGGCGGCACCGCCGTCGCCATCCCCGCCCCCCGTGGCGTCCACCGTGTCGGCGACGCCGAGGTACGCGCCGTCGAGGACGCCGTGCGCCAGATCCGCCTGCTCGACGACCGGCACGGCGCCGACGGCCTCTACCAGCGGGCCACCCAGCCGCTCCGTACCGCCTACGCCCTGCTGGACGCGGGCGTCAGCGCCCGCCGCTCCACCGCCGACCGGCTGCACAACGGCGCCGGCGAGCTGGCCCTCTCCGTCGGCTGGCTCGCCCACGACTCCGGCCGGCTCGACGACGCCCGCTCCCACTACGCCGAGGCCCTCGCCACCGCCCGGGTCGCCGGGGACTCCGCCCTGGAGGCGCACGCCTTCTGCAACACCTCGTTCCTGGCCCGGGACGCCGGCCGGTACCGGGAGGCGGTACGGGCCGCCCAGGCCGGGCTGCGGGCCGCGCAGCCGCTCGCCTCGGCCCGGCTGCTGACCCTGCTGACCCTGCGGGAGGCCGGGGCGTGGGCCGGGCTCGGCGAGCGCGCCGCCTGCGTCCAGGCCCTCGGCCGCGCCCACGACCTGTTCGCGCGGGGCCCCGGCGACAGCGACCCGGAGTGGATGTCCTTCTTCGGCGAGCCCGAGCTGGAGGCGCTGGAGGCCCAGTGCTGGTCGATGCTGGGCGACTGGTCCCGCGCGGCCCGGCACGCCCATCGGGCGACCGTGCTGCAGAACCCGCACTTCGCCCGCAACCTCGCCCTCTACCGGGCCCAGCTCGCCGGCAACCTCGCCCGCGCGGGCCGCCCCGAGGAGGCCGCGGCCCAGGTGCAGCGGGTGGTGGACTCCCTGGACGGCGTCGACTCCGCCCGGATCCGCACCCTGCTCGCGGAGACCCGCCGGGTCCTCGCCGCCTACTGA
- a CDS encoding histidine phosphatase family protein — MAPRILLARHGQTEWSLLGRHTGRTDIPLLDEGRRGAKLLGERLSRGPWAGLDGVEVRTSPLVRARETCDLAGFGERAENWDALMEWDYGAYEGMTPAEIQAVRPGWFIWRDAVPDGETLAELSARADRIVEWARSADRDVLVFAHGHILRSIGARWLGEDVSFASCIRLDPTSLSVLGWAYGAPAIERWNDTGHLE; from the coding sequence ATGGCACCGCGCATCCTGCTCGCCCGGCACGGCCAGACCGAATGGTCGCTGCTGGGCCGGCACACCGGCAGGACCGACATCCCCCTGCTCGACGAGGGCCGGCGCGGGGCCAAGCTGCTCGGCGAGCGGCTGAGCCGCGGCCCGTGGGCCGGGCTCGACGGGGTCGAGGTGCGCACCAGCCCGCTGGTGCGGGCGCGGGAGACCTGCGACCTCGCCGGGTTCGGTGAGCGCGCGGAGAACTGGGACGCGCTCATGGAGTGGGACTACGGCGCCTACGAGGGGATGACCCCGGCCGAGATCCAGGCCGTCCGGCCGGGCTGGTTCATCTGGCGCGACGCGGTCCCGGACGGCGAGACGCTGGCGGAGCTGTCCGCGCGGGCCGACCGGATCGTGGAGTGGGCCCGTTCGGCCGACCGCGACGTGCTGGTCTTCGCGCACGGGCACATCCTGCGGTCGATCGGCGCGCGCTGGCTGGGGGAGGACGTCTCCTTCGCCTCGTGCATCCGCCTCGACCCGACCAGCCTGTCCGTCCTCGGCTGGGCGTACGGGGCGCCCGCGATCGAGCGCTGGAACGACACCGGGCACCTGGAGTAG
- a CDS encoding phosphatase PAP2 family protein yields the protein MRRPRWWAELVLIGAVYAAYSCGRLLARGDVDTAVAHGLAILRIEQSLGIDAEHPLNRLFTATPALGVPADFAYASLHYLVTPAVLVWLFRRRPAHYRAARAWLMVSTLLGLIGFTLLPTCPPRLLDAGHGFVDTMAQFSAYGWWGGEASAPRGMGALTNQYAAMPSLHVGWALWCGVMLWRYGRTPLFKALGVAYPLLTSLVVMGTANHYLLDAVAGAAVMGAGLLLAPYATRLADRIAERVPGRAPGGVIGVESPRNPPLVSGGWETSAGEHIPRQRSAATGADDRSTSAR from the coding sequence ATGCGCAGACCACGGTGGTGGGCGGAGCTCGTACTGATCGGGGCGGTGTACGCGGCGTACTCCTGCGGGCGGTTGCTGGCCCGCGGCGACGTGGACACCGCCGTCGCCCACGGGCTCGCGATCCTGCGGATCGAGCAGAGCCTGGGGATCGACGCCGAGCATCCGCTCAACCGCCTGTTCACGGCGACGCCCGCGCTCGGCGTCCCCGCCGACTTCGCCTACGCCTCGCTGCACTACCTGGTCACCCCGGCCGTGCTGGTCTGGCTGTTCCGGCGCCGGCCCGCGCACTACCGGGCGGCCCGGGCCTGGCTGATGGTCTCCACCCTGCTCGGCCTGATCGGCTTCACCCTGCTGCCGACCTGCCCGCCCCGGCTGCTCGACGCCGGCCACGGCTTCGTCGACACCATGGCGCAGTTCAGCGCGTACGGCTGGTGGGGCGGGGAGGCGAGCGCGCCGCGCGGGATGGGCGCGCTCACCAACCAGTACGCGGCGATGCCCAGCCTGCACGTGGGGTGGGCGCTGTGGTGCGGGGTGATGCTGTGGCGGTACGGGCGGACGCCGCTGTTCAAGGCGCTCGGCGTCGCCTACCCGCTGCTGACCTCGCTCGTGGTCATGGGCACGGCCAACCACTACCTCCTGGACGCGGTCGCCGGGGCGGCGGTGATGGGGGCGGGGCTGCTGCTCGCCCCGTACGCCACGCGGCTCGCGGACCGGATCGCCGAGCGGGTCCCGGGCCGGGCCCCGGGTGGGGTGATCGGGGTCGAATCCCCCCGAAACCCCCCGCTTGTCAGTGGCGGATGGGAGACTTCCGCGGGTGAGCACATCCCTCGGCAACGGTCCGCAGCGACCGGGGCAGACGACCGTTCGACATCAGCTCGCTGA
- a CDS encoding AAA domain-containing protein, whose translation MSPGRDGFDPSSEAARATREILADTLHGQSRGVVVDSPPGAGKSTLVVRAALELAEAGRPLMIVAQTNAQVDDLVLRIAEKQPELAVGRLHSNDSDPYDKALDELEQVRKSAKAGELVGLPVVVSTAAKWAHVKNVEPWAHAIVDEAYQMRSDALLAVAGLFERALFVGDPGQLDPFSVVGAEQWAGLSYDPSASAVSTLLAHNPELPQHRLPVSWRLPASAAPLVSDAFYPYTRFRSGTDHGDRRLSFGVPSDGSGPDRVLDEAAESGWGLLELPARHTPRTDPEAVHAIGAVVRRLLERGGAAVSERSPAPSPLTADRIAVGTAHRDQAAAVRAELARLGVTGVTVDTANRLQGREYDVTVVLHPLSGRPDATAFHLETGRLCVLASRHRHACIVVCRAGVVDLLDEHPSTEPVQLGVTVKFPDGWEANHAVLSHLAEHRVSWGP comes from the coding sequence GTGAGCCCGGGCCGAGACGGCTTCGACCCTTCCTCGGAGGCCGCGCGGGCCACCCGCGAGATCCTGGCCGACACGCTGCACGGGCAGTCCCGCGGCGTCGTCGTGGACTCGCCGCCGGGCGCGGGGAAGTCGACGCTCGTGGTGCGCGCCGCCCTCGAACTGGCCGAGGCGGGGCGCCCGTTGATGATCGTGGCGCAGACCAACGCGCAGGTGGACGACCTGGTCCTGCGGATCGCGGAGAAGCAGCCCGAACTGGCCGTGGGCCGGCTGCACTCCAACGACTCCGATCCGTACGACAAGGCCCTCGACGAGCTCGAACAGGTGCGGAAGTCGGCGAAGGCCGGGGAGCTCGTGGGGCTTCCGGTGGTCGTGTCGACGGCCGCGAAGTGGGCGCACGTGAAGAACGTCGAACCGTGGGCGCACGCGATCGTGGACGAGGCGTACCAGATGCGTTCGGACGCGCTGCTCGCCGTGGCGGGGCTGTTCGAGCGGGCGCTGTTCGTGGGAGATCCCGGGCAGCTGGACCCGTTCTCGGTGGTGGGCGCGGAGCAGTGGGCGGGCCTCTCGTACGACCCGTCGGCGAGCGCGGTCTCCACCCTGCTCGCGCACAATCCCGAGCTCCCGCAGCACCGCCTCCCGGTCTCCTGGCGCCTGCCCGCCTCCGCGGCCCCCCTGGTGTCGGACGCCTTCTACCCGTACACGCGGTTCCGCAGCGGCACGGACCACGGGGACCGGCGGCTCTCCTTCGGGGTGCCCTCGGACGGCTCCGGCCCCGACCGGGTCCTCGACGAGGCGGCGGAGTCCGGCTGGGGTCTGCTCGAACTCCCGGCCCGGCACACCCCGCGCACCGACCCGGAGGCGGTCCACGCGATCGGCGCGGTGGTCCGCCGCCTCCTGGAGCGCGGTGGCGCCGCGGTGTCGGAGCGCTCCCCGGCCCCCTCGCCCCTCACCGCCGACCGCATCGCCGTGGGCACCGCCCACCGCGACCAGGCAGCGGCGGTACGGGCGGAGCTCGCGCGGCTCGGTGTGACGGGCGTGACGGTGGACACGGCCAACCGCCTCCAGGGCCGGGAGTACGACGTGACGGTCGTCCTCCACCCGCTCTCCGGCCGCCCCGACGCGACCGCCTTCCACCTGGAGACCGGCCGCCTCTGCGTCCTGGCCTCCCGCCACCGCCACGCCTGCATCGTCGTCTGCCGCGCGGGCGTCGTCGACCTCCTGGACGAGCACCCGTCGACGGAGCCGGTCCAGCTGGGCGTGACGGTGAAGTTTCCGGACGGGTGGGAGGCGAACCACGCGGTGCTGTCGCATCTGGCGGAGCACCGGGTGAGCTGGGGGCCGTGA
- a CDS encoding bifunctional DNA primase/polymerase, whose translation MTTWLRDETTPYEILHALRDLDEGRHQAARVTEEGATWLASAIAEPRSLLALWEEHPATAAVLPCGTAFDVVNVEPIFGRRMLDRLWAEGPGSGPVATHRGRMLLFAAPGTAQRLPSLLDWEEWGQAVPRPLCHGTGDAVTIPPLAPRDSAGPRWLVAPDTRSPWLPGPEVLLWACVRAARAASAADVRVSIFPSTDPGANVYDVSRRR comes from the coding sequence ATGACCACGTGGCTGCGCGACGAGACGACCCCCTACGAGATCCTCCACGCCCTGCGGGATCTGGACGAGGGACGGCACCAGGCCGCGCGGGTCACCGAGGAGGGGGCCACGTGGCTCGCCTCGGCCATCGCCGAACCCCGGTCGCTGCTCGCGCTCTGGGAGGAGCACCCCGCCACTGCTGCCGTCCTGCCCTGCGGGACCGCCTTCGACGTGGTGAACGTGGAGCCGATCTTCGGGCGCCGGATGCTGGACCGGCTCTGGGCCGAGGGGCCCGGTTCCGGGCCGGTCGCCACCCACCGGGGCCGGATGCTGCTCTTCGCCGCGCCCGGCACCGCCCAGCGGCTGCCGTCCCTGCTCGACTGGGAGGAGTGGGGGCAGGCCGTGCCCCGGCCGCTCTGTCACGGCACCGGGGACGCCGTGACGATCCCGCCGCTCGCCCCGCGCGACTCCGCGGGTCCCCGCTGGCTGGTGGCCCCCGACACCCGCTCTCCGTGGCTGCCGGGGCCCGAGGTCCTGCTCTGGGCCTGCGTCCGGGCGGCCAGGGCGGCCTCCGCCGCCGACGTGCGCGTATCGATTTTTCCTTCCACGGATCCGGGTGCTAATGTCTACGACGTCAGCAGGCGCCGCTAG
- a CDS encoding M6 family metalloprotease domain-containing protein produces the protein MRGQQPPGRVPDGVPGGPPRSRLRAGAAAFTSLAALAATGLVAGPAVAAPSAGPCALPRTAAHHSLGLDSWNGAYPQPTRTLDAVMIFLSFPDSAPLTRPAELTADHFPGTAAFFERASYGRFRLRTDARTSWTRMPRDSDAYRIRRDWDAEHRAAYLRDAIEAADASVDFSRYDVVYLVADPDAPGVDSDATKVVNLEHPLEADGTEIKRVVTVFERHPPDRNVLAHETGHIFDLPDLYHRPVDGKGDWDTYVGDWDVMGSQFGLAPDLFAWHKWKLGWLDRSQVACVSGPGTRTVSLEPVGAAPVAGGSVGTRLAVVRTGEDSVLAIEARAATGNDRDTCTEGVLVYRVRNEAASGDGPVEVVDTHPGTEACWDRSVYPPLADAPLEEGESFTVPGTGVRVEVADRSKAGVWTVRVTGRQAAR, from the coding sequence GTGAGGGGTCAGCAGCCACCCGGGCGAGTACCCGACGGAGTGCCCGGAGGGCCGCCCCGCTCCCGCCTGCGGGCCGGTGCGGCGGCCTTCACCTCGCTCGCGGCGCTCGCCGCGACCGGCCTCGTGGCGGGGCCGGCCGTCGCCGCGCCCTCGGCCGGACCCTGCGCCCTGCCCCGTACCGCCGCGCACCACTCGCTCGGCCTCGACAGCTGGAACGGGGCCTACCCGCAGCCCACCCGGACCCTCGACGCGGTCATGATCTTCCTGTCCTTCCCGGACTCCGCGCCGCTGACCCGGCCGGCCGAGCTGACCGCCGACCACTTCCCGGGCACGGCCGCGTTCTTCGAGCGCGCCTCGTACGGGCGCTTCCGCCTGCGCACCGACGCCCGGACGAGCTGGACCCGGATGCCGCGGGACTCCGACGCGTACCGGATACGGCGGGACTGGGACGCCGAGCACCGTGCGGCCTATCTGCGCGACGCGATCGAGGCGGCCGACGCCTCCGTCGACTTCTCCCGCTACGACGTCGTCTATCTGGTCGCCGACCCCGACGCCCCCGGGGTGGACTCGGACGCCACCAAGGTGGTCAACCTGGAACACCCGCTGGAGGCGGACGGCACGGAGATCAAGCGGGTCGTCACGGTCTTCGAGCGCCATCCGCCGGACCGGAACGTGCTCGCACACGAGACGGGCCACATCTTCGACCTGCCCGACCTGTACCACCGGCCGGTGGACGGCAAGGGCGACTGGGACACCTATGTGGGCGACTGGGACGTCATGGGCAGCCAGTTCGGCCTGGCCCCTGACCTCTTCGCCTGGCACAAGTGGAAGCTGGGCTGGCTCGACCGCTCCCAGGTGGCCTGTGTCAGCGGCCCCGGCACCCGCACGGTGAGCCTGGAGCCGGTCGGCGCGGCGCCCGTGGCCGGCGGCTCGGTCGGGACCCGGCTCGCGGTCGTCCGTACGGGTGAGGACAGCGTCCTCGCGATCGAGGCCCGCGCGGCGACCGGCAACGACCGGGACACCTGCACCGAGGGCGTCCTCGTCTACCGGGTCCGCAACGAGGCGGCCTCCGGCGACGGGCCGGTCGAGGTCGTGGACACCCACCCGGGCACCGAGGCCTGCTGGGACCGCTCGGTCTACCCGCCGCTCGCGGACGCGCCCCTGGAGGAGGGGGAGTCCTTCACGGTGCCGGGGACGGGCGTGCGGGTGGAGGTCGCCGACCGTTCGAAGGCGGGCGTGTGGACGGTCCGCGTCACGGGCCGCCAGGCCGCCCGCTAG
- a CDS encoding putative bifunctional diguanylate cyclase/phosphodiesterase, protein MSGSPEEPVPPSAEPALTERHSSELRDCSAAFRAARLAMALVDQDGTVVAANDSLGTLLGTEPAALREQAAADLVDLASDGRTWQAYREVLGGRRSRFRCTRRLKHPDGRSLWAEVTVSPVPDSPRVLLSVSDISDRRELQARLRHLQMHDPVTRLPNRALFFERLTAALETAALEAHEEAPRDRTYAAHQPRQAYRSHQSYGHGGTGRIGICYLDLDGFKAVNDTLGHRVGDRLLAAVAARLTECADNYGYTRNGGHLVARLGGDEFAILVEESTGTEQLADLAQSVLASLQRPFDLSGQRLSVSASIGVVERAAHGSTATCLMQAADTTLYWAKADGKSRWTLFDPERNAHRMTRQALSSTLRPAVERGEFALEYQPLVDLSDGAVRGVEALVRWNHPQFGTLAPNRFVGIAEEDGSIVELGRWVLNTACRQARQWQKDHPGDRPIFVSVNVAVRQVWDSDLVADVAGILAETGLAPHLLQLELTESAVMGSAGRPLQALQALSDMGVRIAIDDFGTGYSNLAYLSRLPVSVLKLDGSFVRGFQDEEHANPADELIVEALVQLAHRLGLTVTAECVETSGQATRLRRIGCDTGQGWLYSRPVAPDRIARLIGVAPLPV, encoded by the coding sequence GTGAGCGGATCCCCCGAAGAACCGGTGCCCCCGTCGGCCGAGCCCGCGCTCACGGAGCGTCACTCGTCCGAACTCCGGGACTGCTCCGCCGCCTTCCGCGCCGCCCGGCTCGCGATGGCCCTGGTCGACCAGGACGGCACCGTCGTCGCCGCCAACGACTCGCTCGGCACCCTGCTCGGCACCGAGCCCGCCGCCCTGCGCGAGCAGGCCGCCGCCGACCTCGTCGACCTCGCCTCCGACGGGCGCACCTGGCAGGCGTACCGCGAGGTGCTGGGCGGCCGCCGCTCCCGCTTCCGCTGCACCCGCCGGCTCAAGCACCCCGACGGGCGCTCCCTGTGGGCCGAGGTGACCGTCTCCCCGGTCCCGGACAGCCCGCGCGTGCTGCTCTCGGTCTCCGACATCAGCGACCGCCGCGAGCTCCAGGCCCGGCTGCGCCACCTCCAGATGCACGACCCGGTCACCCGGCTGCCCAACCGCGCCCTGTTCTTCGAGCGCCTCACCGCCGCGCTGGAGACCGCCGCCCTGGAGGCCCACGAGGAGGCCCCGCGGGACCGGACGTACGCGGCGCACCAGCCGCGCCAGGCGTACCGGTCACATCAGTCGTACGGGCATGGCGGAACAGGGCGGATCGGCATCTGCTACCTGGACCTGGACGGCTTCAAGGCGGTCAACGACACGCTCGGGCACCGGGTCGGCGACCGGCTGCTGGCCGCCGTCGCCGCCCGGCTCACCGAGTGCGCCGACAACTACGGCTACACCCGCAACGGCGGCCATCTCGTCGCCCGGCTCGGCGGCGACGAGTTCGCCATCCTGGTGGAGGAGTCCACCGGCACCGAGCAGCTGGCCGACCTGGCGCAGTCCGTACTGGCCTCGCTCCAGCGCCCCTTCGACCTGTCCGGGCAGCGCCTCTCGGTCTCCGCCTCCATCGGCGTCGTGGAACGGGCCGCCCACGGCTCGACCGCGACCTGTCTGATGCAGGCCGCCGACACCACGCTGTACTGGGCCAAGGCCGACGGGAAGAGCCGCTGGACGCTCTTCGACCCCGAGCGCAACGCGCACCGGATGACCCGGCAGGCGCTCAGCTCCACCCTGCGCCCGGCCGTGGAGCGGGGGGAGTTCGCGCTGGAGTACCAGCCGCTCGTGGACCTCTCCGACGGGGCGGTGCGCGGGGTCGAGGCGCTGGTGCGCTGGAACCACCCGCAGTTCGGCACGCTGGCGCCGAATCGGTTCGTCGGCATCGCCGAGGAGGACGGCTCGATCGTCGAGCTCGGGCGCTGGGTGCTGAACACCGCCTGCCGGCAGGCCCGGCAGTGGCAGAAGGACCACCCCGGCGACCGGCCGATCTTCGTGAGCGTCAACGTGGCGGTCCGGCAGGTGTGGGACTCGGACCTGGTGGCCGATGTCGCCGGCATCCTCGCCGAGACCGGGCTCGCGCCCCACCTGCTCCAGCTGGAGCTCACCGAGTCCGCGGTGATGGGCTCGGCGGGCCGGCCGCTCCAGGCGCTCCAGGCGCTGAGCGACATGGGCGTGCGGATCGCCATCGACGACTTCGGCACCGGCTACTCGAACCTGGCCTATCTGAGCCGGCTGCCCGTCTCCGTGCTGAAGCTGGACGGCTCGTTCGTCCGCGGCTTCCAGGACGAAGAGCACGCCAACCCGGCGGACGAGCTGATCGTGGAGGCGCTGGTCCAGCTCGCCCACCGACTGGGGCTCACGGTCACCGCCGAGTGCGTGGAGACCTCGGGGCAGGCCACCCGGCTGCGCCGGATCGGCTGCGACACCGGGCAGGGCTGGCTGTACTCGCGGCCGGTGGCCCCGGACCGTATCGCCCGACTGATCGGGGTCGCACCGCTGCCCGTCTGA